In Paenibacillus protaetiae, the genomic stretch TTCCGCACGACGGTGTTCCGCCAAACGATGTTTGCGGAATTCGAGAAAATCATTCATGAGCGGACAGAGCAAGGCGAATCGCTGACGCCGCAGGAGCTCAGCAAAATTTATTACGACCTGAACGTGCTGTATTACGGCCCGGGCATGGTCAGCGACAAAGAAATTGAAATGGAATGGGCGCGTATTCCCCATTTCTACACGAGCTTCTATGTGTACAAATACGCAACCGGCTTCTCGGCGGCTACCAGCTTTGCGAAGCAAATTATGGATGAAGGCGCTCCGGCCGTTGACCGCTACCTCGGTTTCCTGAAGAGCGGCGGCAGCGACTTCTCGATCAATATTTTGAAAAAAGCGGGCGTCGACATGTCGAGTCCGGAGCCAATCGAACAAGCGATGAGCGTATTCGAAAGCTTGATCGAGCAAATGGAACAGCTTACGAAATAATTGGCCCTGACAGGCAAATTACAAGTAGCATCAAAGCGGCATTCTTTCGCGAATGCCGCTTTTTTTATTGCGTCTCTTGCATTCCATTAAGACGCTGGTAATGGGAGAAACCGCGTGGACCCCTCACAAAGCCAAATCAGCCCCGGCTCCGGTCCGCGCTGCTTGAGCTATAAGATAAGGCAGCAAAAGGGCTGCTGCATTATAGCAGCAGCCCTATAAGCCAGCCGAGCAAGCCGGCGAAGACGGACGACAGGAGGTTCACCCTGTCGTTGTTCAGCCAGGCGAAGCCGCGCGTGCGTTCCGCCGCCTGCCCGCAATGGGCGGCGCGTTCGGTTTCGCTGCCGCATACCCGGCAGCGGTACATCGCTTGGCCGGTCGCGCCGAGCAGCGAATCGGCGAAGCAGCCGGCGAGGCCGGCCGCGGCTGCGGCGGCCAGCGCCGCCAAAGGGCTTGCTCCCGCAGGGGCAAGCAGCGCGGCAACCGCGCCAATGGCGGCGGCGCCGCATAGCGCCGCCAGGCTGCCAAGCGGCGTAACGCCGCCGCTTGTGCCGGACGGAACGCGCCGGCCGGTCGTCACCGACCGCGGCGCGGAGCGGCTGAGGGCGCCGATTTCCGTCGCCCATGTATCCGCATTGACAGAAGCCATTACGCCTATAAAAGCGTACAGCCAGCCGATATGCGGATGGATGGCATGTGCCGCGCAAAGCAGCAGCCCGGCACCGCCGTTTGCCCAAACTTGTCCCGCATCGCGGCGGCCGGTTTTTTCGTAGTTAGTTTCTGCTGCCGCCTTGGCGCGATGCCGTTTTTTCCATTTGGACCACAACGATGAGGTCACAAAAAAAGTAAGGAGCAGTGCAAACCATACCGGCTCGCCCAGCGTTACAAATCCCGTTCCCATCAGAACGGCCGACCACGCTCCGGACGCGGATAAAGAACGGAGCTTATACGCAGCCGCCGCAATAAGGCCGCTGCCGGCCATACCGGCCAGCAGCCGAAGCCACCAATCCTCCATGATGCCCACCATCACCTGCTGCTCCTTTGCATTTAACCGTACATCGCTTCACGCCATTTATCCGGATAATTGGTGCATATTAACAAGTCCGGATCAAGTGAAGCCGCATTGCGGATTGATTTCACATCGTTAGGCGTCCATGCCATCGTTTCAATGTTTCCCTGCTTCAGCCAATCCACTCTTGCTTTATTCAGCTTGGAATGGCTGATCGACAAAAAATCCGCTCCCAAATCTTGCAGCTCCTGAAGCAGGCTGGAGCGCCAAGAATCCACGATAAGCCCTGTCCGGATGGTGCTGGTCAGCTGGCGGAACGTATGCAAGGCCCCTGCATGAAACGATGTCACTACAACCTCTTTTTCCATGCTGTGCGTCTTAATTAAATCCAGCACTTCATTTTCAATTTGCGGATACTTGACGCCTTCGGTTTTCAGCTCGATATTTAAACGGCATTTGCCTTTGACGGCATGGAGCACCTCATCCAGCGTCGGAATCGCCTCGCCCCGGTAAACGGGGGAAAACCAGCTGCCCGCATCAAGTGAAGCAAGCTCTGCGGCCGTCCAGTTTTTAACTTCCCCTTTGCCATTTGTGGTGCGTCTAAGCGAATAATCGTGAATAACGACCGGTACCTGGTCCTTCGATAACTGAACGTCGATTTCAATCCAGCTTACATCCCGATTGCCAAGCGCAAGCCTTATGGCGGCCATCGTATTTTCCGGAGCTCTGCCGGACCATCCCCGATGCGCCACACATGGGTTGCTCATGAAATAGTTCCTCCTTATTTAACCGCAATAACCCCGTCTTTATTGACATGTACGCCATATGAGATCGATTCGATACGCGCCAGCAGCGCTTCAGCCGCCGGCTGCTCCATCGGGGCTGGCTGCGCTTTATTGCCCGACATCGGGTAAAATTGCAGCTGGCAGTCTCCGCCTTTGGTGCATTCCGCCCCCAGCACGCCTGTCTCGCCTGCAGCTCCTTTTGGATACGCGCTAAAAATAAAGTTCCCTAAACTGTATGCGATCCATTTGCCTTTATACATTTCAAACCCTTGCAGCACATGCGGGTGGCTGCCGATAATCAAATCTGCACCTGCATCTATATACTGTTTCGCAAAATCACGCTGATAGGCTTCGGGTTTATCCGACCTTTCGACGCCCCAGTGAACCATAACGACCACCAGATCGGCTTGTTCCTTGGCACTTTTAATCGCAGCGACAGCGCGGGTCGTATCGTACGTTTCCGCTACGCCCGGCTTGTTTTTATCCGCTTTCCACGATACATCGGGAACGACTTTGCTAAGGCCGATATAAGCGATTTTAATGCCGTTTTTTTCAATGATAACCGGCTGGAACGCTTCCATATCATCATGCCCGGCGCCCACATGCTGAATGCCGGCTTCGTCCAGATGCTTCATCGTATCCAGCAAGCCTTCGACGCCTTGATCCAGCGTATGGTTGTTTGCCAGCGTCACGAGATCAAGACCGGAATCTTTTAAGGCCGGCAAGGCGTCAGGCGAGCCTTTAAACACGTACGTTTTATTTTCCGCCGGCGTCCCGTTTTCCGTAACCGGATACTCCAAATTGCCCGCTGTAATATCGGGATCGCTTAAATACAGCTTGGCTTGTTTGTACGGATAATCGTAACCGTTGCTTGCAATCATGTCCGCTACGGAGGCGCCTAGCAAAATATCGCCAACAAAAGCAAGATTCACGCTGCTCCCATCCTGCGGAATCCCCGTATGGTCCGGCGTTCCTTCCGCTTGAGAGCCACCCTGCTGATCTTGGCCTGCCGGCACGCCATCCGGCTCTTCCGCCGCTTGTCCGGGCTGTCCGGCTGCTCCGTCGCCGCCCGTTTCTCCACCCGCCGTTTCCGCAGGAACAGTGTCGGCCGGCGCGCTTGGCGAAGGCTGGCCGGCAGCCGCCTGCCGGCTGTTCTCCGCAAACGGGTTGTCTATGGAGAACCATACGGCCACTAATACAATCAGCGCGCCAAGCATTGTCACATTGACAGCCAGCAGCCGGCGCGTTTTTTTCTTTCTATTTTCTTTATTTCTTCGATGCAGTTCGCTTCGGGACATATTCATTCAGCCAGGCTCCCCTTTTCAATAAAATATCAGATGTACAAAAAAAGCAGAGTCTGATTTATTATAGCAATCTTCCAACCCGAAACGAAAGTTTTATAGAATCATTCCGCCGGAAATACAAACGGCCGCGCAGGCTGAAAACCTGCACGGCCGTTATACATGTTCACTTTCCTTGCAACCTGTTTAAACCGTAAAAGCGGAAGCTGCTTCCTGAATCGACTCCGCCAGCGTCTCCATATAAAGCGGATCGCGATTCAGCATTTGAATGCGTTCCAGCGTCATGCCCAAGCCGGCTGCA encodes the following:
- a CDS encoding DUF92 domain-containing protein yields the protein MVGIMEDWWLRLLAGMAGSGLIAAAAYKLRSLSASGAWSAVLMGTGFVTLGEPVWFALLLTFFVTSSLWSKWKKRHRAKAAAETNYEKTGRRDAGQVWANGGAGLLLCAAHAIHPHIGWLYAFIGVMASVNADTWATEIGALSRSAPRSVTTGRRVPSGTSGGVTPLGSLAALCGAAAIGAVAALLAPAGASPLAALAAAAAAGLAGCFADSLLGATGQAMYRCRVCGSETERAAHCGQAAERTRGFAWLNNDRVNLLSSVFAGLLGWLIGLLL
- a CDS encoding glycerophosphodiester phosphodiesterase; the encoded protein is MSNPCVAHRGWSGRAPENTMAAIRLALGNRDVSWIEIDVQLSKDQVPVVIHDYSLRRTTNGKGEVKNWTAAELASLDAGSWFSPVYRGEAIPTLDEVLHAVKGKCRLNIELKTEGVKYPQIENEVLDLIKTHSMEKEVVVTSFHAGALHTFRQLTSTIRTGLIVDSWRSSLLQELQDLGADFLSISHSKLNKARVDWLKQGNIETMAWTPNDVKSIRNAASLDPDLLICTNYPDKWREAMYG
- a CDS encoding CapA family protein; translated protein: MNMSRSELHRRNKENRKKKTRRLLAVNVTMLGALIVLVAVWFSIDNPFAENSRQAAAGQPSPSAPADTVPAETAGGETGGDGAAGQPGQAAEEPDGVPAGQDQQGGSQAEGTPDHTGIPQDGSSVNLAFVGDILLGASVADMIASNGYDYPYKQAKLYLSDPDITAGNLEYPVTENGTPAENKTYVFKGSPDALPALKDSGLDLVTLANNHTLDQGVEGLLDTMKHLDEAGIQHVGAGHDDMEAFQPVIIEKNGIKIAYIGLSKVVPDVSWKADKNKPGVAETYDTTRAVAAIKSAKEQADLVVVMVHWGVERSDKPEAYQRDFAKQYIDAGADLIIGSHPHVLQGFEMYKGKWIAYSLGNFIFSAYPKGAAGETGVLGAECTKGGDCQLQFYPMSGNKAQPAPMEQPAAEALLARIESISYGVHVNKDGVIAVK